The DNA sequence CGATGATCTTCGGGCGTTCTGAGCGCGGCAAGCCCCCGGTCGAGCCCGTCACGCTCAAGATCCTGGTGGCCGGCGGCTTCGGCGTGGGCAAGACCACGCTGGTCGGCGCGGTCAGCGAGATCAGGCCGTTGCGCACCGAGGAGCTGCTCACGGAGGCGGGGCGCCCGGTCGACGACACCAGTGGCGTGGAGGGCAAGCGCACCACCACCGTGGCCATGGACTTCGGCCGCATCACGCTCCGCGAGGACCTGGTGCTGTACCTCTTCGGCACACCGGGCCAGGAGCGGTTCTGGTTCATGTGGGACGAGCTGTCCGAGGGCGCCCTCGGGGCCGTCGTCCTCGCCGACACCCGGCGGCTGGAGGACTGCTTCGCGGCCATCGACTACTTCGAGCGGCGCTCCATACCGTTCGTCGTCGGCGTCAACTGCTTCGACGGAGCAACGCGTTACCCGGGCGAGGACATCCGCCGGGCCCTCGACCTCGACACCCACGTGCCGCTGGTGATGACCGACGCGCGGGACCGCGAGTCGGTCAAGGAGGTCCTCATCGGCGTCGTCCAGCACGCCATGGCGCAGGCCGCGCAGCGGAGGGCGGTCACCACCTGAGGCGACGACGGGTCCACGGCCCGTGCTCCCGCCGGCCGGAGCACGGGCCGCGGCGCGCGGACGCCGCACCACGCGCGTACGGTCAGCCCTCGCCTTCCTCCAGCAGGCCGAGGCTCCTCTCCACCGCCCTGCGCCAGTCGCGGTACTCGCGGTCCCGGACCGCCGCCGCCACGGCCGGCGTCCACTGAAGCGGGACGGGTTCACCGGCACTCCGGGGACGTCAAGGTGGCCGACAGCAACGGTTGTCGGCCACCCGGACGGAGAACCGGCCCGCCTGCCGTCAACCCGCCGGCGCCGGAGCCCTCTCGGTCCCGCGGCGGACCTCGTGGCCGGCCGCCCCCGCCCGGGCCAGCACCCAGCTCGTGCCGTGCAGCGCCTTGGCGGCCGTCTTCAGCGGGGCCAGAGACGCCGCCGCCTGCCGGTGGTCCGGCACGCTGCCCGGTGGGCACAGGACCGTGGCCAGCGACAGCGTGACGGGATGGCCGCCCGCCGCCCAGGGCGTGTCGAGGACCGAGCACGCCAACGCGTCCAGCGCCTCCGGATCGGACAGCACGAGGAAGTCGTCCCCGCCGATGTGCCCCACGCGGGTGGTGCCCGACGCGGCGTGCTGCACCGCCCGCCCCACCGCGCGGATGAGTTCGTCGCCCGCCGCGAACCCCGCCCCGTCGTTCACCCGCTTGAAGTGGTCCACGTCCAGCCAGCTCAGCGCGAACGCCCGGCCGCCCGCGATCCGCCGGTCCACCTCGGCGGTGATCGCGTCCGAACCGGGCAGCCGGGTGAGCGGATTGAGCCCCGCCGCCTCCTCCACCCGGGTCTCGGCGAGCGCGCGCACCAGGTCCGCCAGCCGGACCACCCCCACGCACCGGCCGTGCGCGTCCACCACGGCCACGTCGTCCGAGGTGCGGCCCCGGTCCCCGACCGCCACCACCTCCAGGACCTCCCAGGCGGTGGCGTCGACGCCCACCGTCCGGGGCGGGTCGCCGAGCTTGGCGGCGGGCCGGTCGGCGTACAGGGCGTGTCCGTAGCGCCCGGACATCGACAGCAGGAAGCGGGAGCGGTGGACCGACCGCACCGGAACCCCGGACCGGTCCACCAGCAGCACCCCGGACACGTCCGGACACCCGGTCAGCAGGGCCCGCACATGTCCGGCGGACGCGGTGGCGGGCAGCAGCGCGGCCGGCCGTACGAACTCCCGCACCGACGGCCCGGACCGGGGCGCCGTCACCGCCCCGGACGCCCGCGGCGGAACGTACACGTCCGCGGCGGGCAGCCGGGCCGGCGGCGCGAACAGGTTGCCCTGGGCCAGCTGGGCCCCGGCCGCCAGCGCCGTCGCGTACTGGCCTTCGGTCTCGACGCCCTCGACGGACAGCAGCGCCCCCAGTTCCTCGCACAGCGTGCGCATCGCCCGAACCGCGGCGGGCCGTGCCAGCAGCGACGCGTCCAGCTTGACCAGGTCGGGCGCGAGATCGGTGAGCCGGCTCAGCGGGATGTCCCCGTCCCCGACGCCGTCCGCGCAGACGCGGAAGCCGTGACCGCGCAGCGCGGTGACCGCGTCCAGCAGCGCCCCCCGCGGCACGTGCGTGTAGGGCGGGCCGATGTCGACCGTCACTTCCCACGGCAGTCGGCCCGCCTCGCGCACGGCGTCGTGCAGCGCGGCGAGGCCGCCGAGGTCGGCGAGGGTGCCGGCGAACACGTTCACGAACAGCGGGAGCAGCGTCTCCCTGCGGACCGCCGCCCGCACGGCCGACACCGCCAGCCGCAGGTCGAGTTCGGGATCGCGACGGGCCTCGGCCAGTACGTCGCCGCTCTCGGGGCGGGCCAGTATCTCCAGGCCCGCCACCGCGCCGGTCGTCAGGTTGACCACGGGTTGGAAGGCGAAGCGGAGACTGTCCGTCCAGGAGCTCACGGGAGCATGATGGCGCCGCACCACCCCGCCCAGGCGCAGTTCATGAGACGTTCACGCAGCATTTCGGAGCGGTCGCTCCCCGCTCGGCCGCCCGCGGAGCGCCGCGCGGTGTCCGTGTCCCGCGGACGGGGTGCTTCCCCGGCGCGGCCCACTCCTGATAGATGCAGGAGACATGACACGACTCTCCACCGCCGTCCGCGGTCTGGTCACCGCCCTCGCCGCCCTGCTCACCGCGACCGCCGCGGCCGCCCCCGCCCGGGCGGAGCCCGAGCCCCGAGCACCTGAGGACTTCGTGGCGCTGAACAGCGTGGACCCGACGATCATCCAGGAGATGCGCTACTTCACCCCGCACAACTTCGTGGGCGAGCGCGTCGACGGCTACCGGCAGCCGCTGTGCATCCTCACCCGCCCCGCCGCCGAGGCCCTGCACACCGCACAGCGCGCACTGCTGCGCCGGGGCTACTCCCTGAAGGTGTACGACTGCTACCGCCCCCAGCGCGCGGTCGACCACTTCGTCCGCTGGGCAAAGGACCTCGACGACCAGGCCATGAAGGCCGAGTTCTACCCCGACGTCGACAAGACCCGCCTCTTCGCCGACGGGTACATCGCGGAGAAATCCGGCCACAGCCGCGGCTCGACCGTGGACCTCACCCTCGTGGAACTGCCCGCGCGACCGACCCGGCCCTACCATCCCGGACAGCCCCTCACCCCCTGCTTCGCCCCACAGGACGAGCGGTTCCCCGACAACTCCGTCGACATGGGCACCGGATACGACTGCTTCGACACCCTCAGCCACACCCTCGACCCCCGTGTCCAGGGCCAACAGCGCGCCCACCGGCTCCTGCTGAAGAACACCCTGGAGGACCTCGGTTACGTGAACCTCGCCGAGGAGTGGTGGCACTACACCTTCAAGCCCGAGGCGTACCCGGACACCTACTTCGACTTCCCGGTGTCCCGCCGGGCCCTCACCGGCCACCACTGAACGACCTACCGGAGACGCCCCCCGAGTGATCGGATACAGTCGCGCGCGTGTCCGAAACTCAAGCCTCCGTTCCCAACTCCGCGCCGGACTCCCACTGTTCGAGCTGCGGCACGCCCTTCGGAGAGGGCGTCTCCGGCTGGCCCCGCACCTGCCCGGCGTGCGGCACCGTCGCCTACCGCAACCCGCTGCCCGTCGCCGTGGCCCTTCAGCCCGTGTACGACACGCAGGGCACCTCCCTGGTCGTCATCACCCGGACGATCGAGCCCGCGCGCGGCGGCACCGCCCTGCCCGGCGGCTACATCGACGACCGGGAGGACTGGCGCCACGCCGTCGTCCGTGAACTCCAGGAGGAGACCGGCATCGTCGCGGAGAGCCGCGACGTGCGGCTCGCCGACGCCATGAGCTCACCCGACGGACACCTGCTGCTGTTCGGGCTGCTTCCGGAACGTCCGGCGGAGGACCTGCCGCCCTCCGCCCCCACCGACGAGACCTCCGGGAGGCACCTGCTCCGCCGCCCCGAGGAACTCGCCTTCCCCCTGCACACCCTGGCGGTACGCGCCTGGTTCGAGGGCCGCTACATCTGCCCCTGAACGTGGCCCAGCCCGCGGACGCGCACCGGGCAGGACGGCTCACCCACACCGTCCCCGCACTCCCGCTCGACGACGATCCGCGGGCCCGACCACCGGACCGTGTAGCGCTCGATCTCCGGTTCCTCCCACCCGTCGCCGGCATCCGGCACGACCAGCCCGCCCCCGGTCCGCCCCCGTTCCGGAGCCCACACCTCCAGCTGCGGACCGCCGTCCTCCGCCCGCACCGGCAGCACGGCCCCCGCGCGGGCGAACACCGGTATCCGGCCCAGGGGCGCATCGACCAGCACCTGCCCCGGACCCGTGTACGCCCGCTCCGTCGCCGTGTCGTACCACCGTCCGCGCGGCAGCCGCACGGCCCGCCGGACCGCCCCCGGCTCCAGCACCGGCGCCACCAGCAGACAGTCACCCAGCAGGAAGGCGTCCTCGCAGTCGCGCACCGCCCGCTCCTCGGGCACCGACCACCACAACGGCCGCGCACACGGCGCCCCGGTACGCCGGGCGAGATGGGCCAGCGTCACGAAGTACGGCAGCAGCCGCCGGCGTTCGGCGAGCGCCGCGCGCGCGTGCTCCAGCACCTCGGCACCCAACTCCCACAACTCCCCGCGTCCCCCGCGCGGACCGGCGTGCGTGCGGAACAACGGCAGATACGCGCCCAACTGGAGCCGGCGCACCGACAACTCGGACGACGACTCCCCATCCGGACCACTGGAGTCCGGGCCCGCGTGGGGCACCCCGCACAGCCCCAGCCCCAGAACCAGGGCCAGCGACGCGCGCAACCCGTCCCACCCCGCCACCGCCTCGCCCGTCCACGCTCCGCCGTGACGCTGCATACCGGCCCACCCGGAACGCGAGAACACGAACGGCCGCTCGTCCGGCGCCGGCCCCCGCAGCCCCTCGTACGCCGCCCCGGCCATGCACAGCCCGTACACGTTGTGCGCCTCACGATGGTCGCCGCCCCGCCCGTCCAGGGCGTGCCGCGCCGACCGCGGCAGCGTCGGCTCCCCGAACGCCGTGGACGACGTCGGTTCGTCCGAGGTGTGCCACACACCCGAGAACCCCTGAGCCAGCCGCTCCGCGTACAGCCCGCCCCACCACTCCCGCACGCCCGCGTGCGTGAAGTCCGGGAACACCGCCTCCCCGGGCCAGGAGACCCCCCGCACCACCTCACCGGAGGCATCCCGCACGAACGCGTCCCGGCCCGCCCCCTCGTCGTACAGGGCGGTGCCGGGCGCCGTACCGACCGCCGGAGCGACGACCGACACCAGCCGGACCCCCTCGCGCCGCAGCTCCTCCGCGAGGACCGGCAGCTTGGGGAACCGCTCCTGGTCGACCGTGAACACCCGACGGGAGTCGAGGTGGCCGGCGTCCAGGTGCACGGCGTCGAGCGGCAGCCCGTGTTCGAGGTGCCCCGCGACGACCCGTCGGACCTCGTCCTCACCGCCCGAACCCGCGAGCGCGTGCTGGTGGCCGAGCGCCCACGCGGGCGGCAGCGCCGGCGCACCGGTGAGCGACGCCCAGGCGAGCAGCACCCGCGCGGGGGTGCCCACCATCACCCAGCAGCGCAGCGGGCCACCGTCCATCCGCAGCTCACTCACCCCGTCCCGGTCGTGCCCGGAACCGGCGCCCTCCGCACCCTCCCGCACCGTCACGCTGCCGTCCCACGGGTTGTCGTGGAACACCAGATGCGTGCCCGCGTCGGCCACCACCAGCTGCACCGGCATCGTGATGTGCAGCGGATCGTCACCGGGCCCGAAGGCACGCCCCGGGTCGGTGTTCCACAAGCGGTACGTGCCGTCCCGCAGCCGGGGCCCCGACGCACGGCCCCCGAGCCCGAAGAAGCGGGCGTCCGCCGCCACCTCCGACCGCAGCATCCAGCGCGCGGCGCCACCGCCGACCGGCTCCCACCACCGCGGCGGCAGATCGCGCCGCAGCGTCACACCCCCGGGGGTGAGCACCTCCACCGCGCCCTGCCGTGACACCACGACCGTCACCCGCCCGGCCACCACGCGCCAGCCGCCCTCCTTGTCCGGCTCCAGCGCGGCCCGGGGATCCGGGTCGGGGCAGCGGCCGGCCAGCGCGTAGGACGGCTCGGGAGCCGCCCCGTCCCAGCCCCAGAAGACGGCACCGTTCACCGCGACGAAGATCCGCAGCTCCGAGCGGCCGAACCTGATCAGCCCGCCACCCGGCCCCGGCTCCACCTCCGTGACCGTCCCGGGCACCCGGGCCCGCTCCGGCCCCCGCGGCGGCAGCCCGGTGGCGTCCGCCCGCCGCCTGCGCCACGCTGCACGTACGGCACGCAACCCCTGAGCCGCCCCCACCGAACCGACCGCCTTCACAGAACGCACCAGGTCACGACCGTCCATGGTGCTCACCCTGCCATCGACAGCGCCCGGGGAGCGGGTCGTTCAACTGCCGTTCACCCGTGACCGCGCCACATCTTCACGCCAGGGACTATGTGGGGGGCACCCTGGTGCAGAAGTCGATCACGTGGCATCGTCCCTGTCAGCCGCGTCACGCGCACACCCCAGCCCGTGCGCGGAGGACGCACACGACGCGCACAGTCCGGGAGCCGCCCCATGTCGACCACGAACCCCCAGCCGCTCTGGCAGCCGGATCCGGAACAGATCGCCCAGGCACGGATCACCGAGTTCCAGGCCTGGGCCGCCGCCCACCACGGCGCCCCCGCCGAGGGCGGCTACGCGGCACTCCACCGCTGGTCCGTGGACGAGCTGGACACCTTCTGGAAAGCGGTCACCGAATGGTTCGGCGTCCGCTTCTCCACCCCCTACGCGCACGTCCTGGGCGACCGCTCGATGCCCGGCGCCCAGTGGTTCCCCGGCGCGACCCTGAACTACGCCGAGCACGCCCTGCGCGCGGCGGACTCCCGCGCGGACGAACCGGCCCTCCTGCACGTCGACGAGACCCACGACCCCCGCCCCGTCACCTGGGCCGAGCTGCGCCGCCAGGTCGGCTCCCTGGCCGCCGAACTGCGCTCCCTCGGCGTGCGCCCCGGCGACCGCGTCAGCGGCTACCTCCCGAACATCCCGCAGGCCGTCGTCGCCCTCCTCGCCACCGCGGCCGTGGGCGGCGTGTGGACCTCCTGCGCACCCGACTTCGGCGCCCGCAGCGTCCTCGACCGCTTCCAGCAGGTCGAACCCGTCGTCCTGTTCACCGTCGACGGCTACCGCTACGGCGGCAAGGAGCACGACCGCCGCGAGGTCGTCGCCGAACTGCGCCGCGAGCTGCCCACCCTGCGCGCCGTCGTCCACATCCCCCTGCTCGGCACCGAAGCGCCCGACGGCGCGCTGGACTGGGCAGCCCTCACCTCCGCGGACACGGAACCGGTCTTCGAGCAGGTCCCCTTCGAACACCCCCTGTGGGTGCTCTACTCCTCCGGCACCACGGGACTGCCCAAGGCGATCGTCCAGTCCCAGGGCGGCATCCTCGTCGAACACCTCAAGCAGCTCGGACTCCACTGCGACCTGGGCCCCGAGGACCGCTTCTTCTGGTACACCTCGACCGGCTGGATGATGTGGAACTTCCTCGTCTCCGGCCTCCTGACCGGAACGACGATCGTCCTGTATGACGGCAGCCCCGGCTTCCCGGACACGGGCGCCCAGTGGCGGATCGCCGAACGCACCGGAGCCACCCTCTACGGCACCTCCGCCGCCTACGTCATGGCCTGCCGCAAAGCCGGCGTGCACCCCTCGCGCGACTTCGACCTCTCGAAGGTCAAGTGCGTCGCCACCACCGGATCCCCCCTGCCCCCCGACGGCTTCCGCTGGCTGCACGACGAGTTCGCCGAGAACGGCGCCGGCCTGTGGATCGCCTCCGTCAGCGGCGGCACGGACGTCTGCTCCTGCTTCGCCGGAGCCGTCCCCACCCTCCCCGTCCACATCGGCGAGCTCCAGGCCCCCGGCCTGGGCACCGACCTCCAGGCCTGGGACCCCAGCGGAAACCCGCTGGTCGACGAGGTCGGCGAACTCGTCGTCACCAACCCCATGCCGTCCATGCCGATCCACTTCTGGAACGACCCCGACGGCAGCCGCTACCACGACAGCTACTTCGACACCTACCCCGGCGTCTGGCGGCACGGCGACTGGATCACCATCACCCCCCGCGGCTCCGTCGTCATCCACGGCCGCTCCGACTCCACGCTCAACCGCCAGGGCGTCCGCATGGGATCCGCCGACATCTACGAAGCCGTGGAACGGCTCCCCGAGATCAGGGAGTCCCTCGTCATCGGCGTCGAACAGCCCGACGGCGGCTACTGGATGCCCCTGTTCGTCCACCTGGCACCCGGAGCCACCCTCGACGAGCACCTGCTGAACCGCATCAAGCAGACGATCCGCGAGCAGCTCTCACCCCGCCACGTACCCGACGAGATCATCGAAGTCCCCGGCGTCCCGCACACCCTCACCGGCAAGCGCATCGAGGTCCCGGTCAAGCGACTCCTCCAGGGCACCCCGCTGGACAAGGCGGTCAACCCGGGATCCATCGACAACCTCGACCTCCTCGCCTTCTACGAGGACCTCGCCCGCAAGCGCGCCTGAGCCCGCTCCCGGGCCTCCCGGGGTTCGCCAGCGTCTCCTCCCGCACCCGTTGTCAGTGCCGCCGATTACTGTGAGTGAGCATTGATCGACTGTGCACAGGGGGAGACATGGCGTACACCGACCACCGCACCTTGCGACGCGTCCTGCGCCGCGAAATCGTCGGCACCATCGGACTGCTGACCGACGAGCACGACTTCCGCGCCATGCGGCGCTACGACAGCTTCGTCTTCGACGACCACACCACCTACCTCAAACACGTGGAAGCCGTCCTCAGGACGCGCGCACTGCAGGGCAGCCACACCACGGTCGCGCTCTTCGACCCCGAGGACTACGCCGAGTTCTGCGCCAGGACCGGCCTCGACCCCGACAGCCCCACCAGCCGTACCCGGTACACGGCCGCACTCGCGTCCACCGGCCCCGCCGTCCCCTACGACGGCCGGCCACTGGCCGACCTCCTGCCGACCCTCGTCGACGAAGCGGTCCGCCAGGCGACCTGGGAGTACGCCACCATGCAGCTCGCCCGTCTCGGCGGCTGCGCCGTGTGCGGGGAGGACCTCGGCCGCGCCGCCTTCACCCGCGCCTCGTACCTGCTCGCCCGCGTCCTCGACACCGCGCCACCCGGCTTCCGGCACCTCGTGTGCAGCGTCTCCGGCCCGGCGGACACCCTCGTCGCCGTCCTGCACTCCGACGCCACCGACGGCCCCGGGGCACCGGACGAGGCAGAGGCCCTCGAGTTCACCACGGTCCTGGCGCTCGGCCTGGCCACCGGGAGCCCCGGCGGACTGGTCATGCGGATCAGCGAACCCGGCACACCCGACCGGGTCCACGGCTGGCGACTGCGCGCGTACGGCCTCGCCCCCCTCACCGCCGGGGAGGTCTTCGACGCGTACTGCACCGACGCCGAATCCGGGGACCTCATCCCACCGGAGTCCAACGTCGACTACTGCGCACCCCCCGACCTCGGAGAGGAGCCCCCGGGCCCGGCCCACCACCACTGAGCCGGGGCAGCGCGAAGAGGGGCGCCCCACCTCGGGTGGAGCGCCCCTCAGGGAAACCGATCACCGACCGGGCCCGGTCCGGCTACTCGCCCGACAGCACCGCCTGAGCGGCGTCACGGGCATCCGCGGCGCTGTCCGCCGCCCGCGCCGCGGCGGCGGCCCGCTCGCACTGCGCCAGCGTGACCTTCGCCAGTGCCGCCCGCACGTAGGGAATGGACGCCGCACCCATGGAGAGGGAGGTGACCCCCAGACCGGTCAGCACACAGGCGAGCAGCGGGTCGGACGCGGCCTCACCGCAGACACCACAGCTCTTGCCCTCGGCCTTCGCCGCCTCGGCGGACAGCGCCACCAGGTCGAGCAGCGCGGGCTGCCACGGATCCTGCAGCCGGGAGACCGCCCCCACCTGACGGTCGGCGGCGAAGGTGTACTGCGCGAGGTCGTTCGTGCCCAGCGACAGGAACTCCACCTCCTGCAGCACCGAGCGCGCCCGCAGGGCTGCCGACGGGATCTCGACCATGGCACCGAACTTCGCCCGGAGCCCCGCGTCCCGGCACGCGTCCGCGAAGGCCTTGGCATCGGCCCGGTCCGCCACCATGGGGGCCATGACCTCGAGGTAGACGGGCAGCCCCTCGGCGGCCTTCGCCAGCGCCGTCAGCTGCGTGCGCAGCACCGCAGGGTGGTCCAGCAGCGTCCGCAGACCGCGCACGCCCAGCGCCGGGTTCGGCTCGTCCGCCGGAGTGAGGAACTCCAGCGGCTTGTCCGCGCCCGCGTCCAGCACGCGCACGACGACCCGGCCCTCGGGGAACGCCTCGAGCACCTGACGGTAGGCGGCGACCTGCTTCTCCTCGGAAGGAGCCTTCTTGTCGTCGTCCAGGAACAGGAACTCGGTCCGGAAGAGACCGACGCCCTCGGCGCCCGCCTCGACGGCGGCCGCCACATCCGCCGGCCCACCGATGTTGGCCAGCAGCGGCACCTTGTGACCGTCGGCGGTCGCACCGGGCCCGGTCGACGCCGCGAGCGCCGCCCTGCGCTCGGCCGCGGCGGCCTCGAGCTGCGCCTTCTTCTCCTCGCTCGGGTCGACGAAGATCTCGCCGGTGCTGCCGTCGACCGCTATCAGCGTGCCCTCGGCCAGCTCGCCGGCACCGGGCAGCGCGACCACGGCCGGGACGCCGAGCGCGCGGGCGAGGATCGCGCTGTGACTGGTCGGCCCGCCCTCCTCGGTCACGAAACCGAGCACGAGCGTCGGGTCGAGCAGCGCCGTGTCCGCGGGCGCGAGATCACGGGCCACCAGGACATACGGTTCGTCGCTGTCCGGCACACCCGGCATCGGCACCCCGAGGAGCCGCGCGACGATACGGTTCCGCACGTCGTCGAGGTCGGCCACCCGGCCCGCGAGGTACTCACCGGCATTCGCCAGCAGCTCGCGGTACGCGGCGAACGCGTCGTACACCGCCCGTTCGGCCGTGCTGCCGACGGCGATGCGCCGCTCCACGTCGGCCATCAGCTCGGGATCCTGGGCCATCATGGCCTGCGCCTCGAGCACCGCCTGGGCCTCGCCCCCGGCAAGATTGCCGCGGGCCATCAGATCGGCCGCCACAGCCTCGACGGCCTTGCGGGCGCGCCCCTGTTCGCGTCCCGCCTCCTCGGCCGGGATCTGCTTGGCCGGCGGCTCCAGCACCGCCGTACCCATGTGCCGGACCTCGCCGATCGCCACACCGTGGCTGACACCGACGCCTCGCAGCGTTGTCTCCATCTCACCCGTCTCCGATAAAGCGGCGGGCCCAGCCGCCGCGGTGGTTGTCCTGGTGGCCGTCAGGAACGGCGCGGTGTCACTTCCAGAGGAAGAGGCTGTCGCCCGCCTTCACATCGCCGTCTTCGCGAAGCTCTGAGAGAGCGTCCGCCGTGGCCTCCAGGGCCACGACCGGGCACACCGGGGACTTGCCTGCGGCCTCCACGGCGGCGGGGTCCCAGCGCACGATGCTCTGACCGCGCGTCACGGTGTCCCCCTTGTTGACGAGCAGCTCGAAGCCCTCGCCGTTGAGCTGAACGGTGTCGATACCGAGGTGGGTGAGCACACCGTGTCCGCTCTCGTCGACGACGACGAACGCGTGCGGGTGCAGGGACACGATGACGCCGTCGACGGGGGAGACGGCCTCGGAGGGCTCCCGTACGGGATCGATCGCGGTGCCCGGGCCGACCATGGCCCCGGAGAAGACCGGATCGGGCACGGACGTCAGTCCGATGGCCCGTCCTGCGAGCGGGGACGTCACGGTGGTCATGGGAAGCCTCCCAGGGGTGGAGATCTATACGGGCGCCGTCACTGACTGTCTCCGGCGCGCTGTTCAGCAGGGTATGTCATGTGACGTACCGGTTCCGGGGGACAGGTCCAGATCTGTGGTCTAGACGAGAGGTCTAGACCACGCACCCTAATCGATTTGCGTGGGGTCCGCGACCCCGTGTAGAGTCTTAGTCCTGCCTGAGGGTGAGCGACACCGACGAGTGTCCTCGCCGGGCAGCAATCCAACTTGTCAGATCCTATCTCGGGGTCGCTTTCCGCATGTCCGTAGGGCAGTGGTCAGAGGCTCGGGAAAACACTGATAAAGTCGGAGTCGCCGGAAAGGGAAACGCGAAAGCGGGAACCTGGAAAGCACCAAGGAAATCGGATCGGAAAGATCTGATAGAGTCGGAAACGCAAGACCGAAGGGAAGCGCCCGGAGGAAAGCCCGAGAGGGTGAGTACAAAGGAAGCGTCCGTTCCTTGAGAACTCAACAGCGTGCCAAAAGTCAACGCCAGATATGTTGATACCCCGTCCATCGGACTTCCGATGGTCGAGGTTCCTTTGAAAAAACACAGCGAGGACGCTGTGAACCGGAGGATCATTCCTCCTCCGGTTCCGCTCTCGTGGTGGAAACCGGATTACCGGTAAACATTCACGGAGAGTTTGATCCTGGCTCAGGACGAACGCTGGCGGCGTGCTTAACACATGCAAGTCGAACGATGAACCACTTC is a window from the Streptomyces capillispiralis genome containing:
- a CDS encoding glycoside hydrolase family 31 protein; translation: MDGRDLVRSVKAVGSVGAAQGLRAVRAAWRRRRADATGLPPRGPERARVPGTVTEVEPGPGGGLIRFGRSELRIFVAVNGAVFWGWDGAAPEPSYALAGRCPDPDPRAALEPDKEGGWRVVAGRVTVVVSRQGAVEVLTPGGVTLRRDLPPRWWEPVGGGAARWMLRSEVAADARFFGLGGRASGPRLRDGTYRLWNTDPGRAFGPGDDPLHITMPVQLVVADAGTHLVFHDNPWDGSVTVREGAEGAGSGHDRDGVSELRMDGGPLRCWVMVGTPARVLLAWASLTGAPALPPAWALGHQHALAGSGGEDEVRRVVAGHLEHGLPLDAVHLDAGHLDSRRVFTVDQERFPKLPVLAEELRREGVRLVSVVAPAVGTAPGTALYDEGAGRDAFVRDASGEVVRGVSWPGEAVFPDFTHAGVREWWGGLYAERLAQGFSGVWHTSDEPTSSTAFGEPTLPRSARHALDGRGGDHREAHNVYGLCMAGAAYEGLRGPAPDERPFVFSRSGWAGMQRHGGAWTGEAVAGWDGLRASLALVLGLGLCGVPHAGPDSSGPDGESSSELSVRRLQLGAYLPLFRTHAGPRGGRGELWELGAEVLEHARAALAERRRLLPYFVTLAHLARRTGAPCARPLWWSVPEERAVRDCEDAFLLGDCLLVAPVLEPGAVRRAVRLPRGRWYDTATERAYTGPGQVLVDAPLGRIPVFARAGAVLPVRAEDGGPQLEVWAPERGRTGGGLVVPDAGDGWEEPEIERYTVRWSGPRIVVERECGDGVGEPSCPVRVRGLGHVQGQM
- a CDS encoding GGDEF domain-containing protein, yielding MSSWTDSLRFAFQPVVNLTTGAVAGLEILARPESGDVLAEARRDPELDLRLAVSAVRAAVRRETLLPLFVNVFAGTLADLGGLAALHDAVREAGRLPWEVTVDIGPPYTHVPRGALLDAVTALRGHGFRVCADGVGDGDIPLSRLTDLAPDLVKLDASLLARPAAVRAMRTLCEELGALLSVEGVETEGQYATALAAGAQLAQGNLFAPPARLPAADVYVPPRASGAVTAPRSGPSVREFVRPAALLPATASAGHVRALLTGCPDVSGVLLVDRSGVPVRSVHRSRFLLSMSGRYGHALYADRPAAKLGDPPRTVGVDATAWEVLEVVAVGDRGRTSDDVAVVDAHGRCVGVVRLADLVRALAETRVEEAAGLNPLTRLPGSDAITAEVDRRIAGGRAFALSWLDVDHFKRVNDGAGFAAGDELIRAVGRAVQHAASGTTRVGHIGGDDFLVLSDPEALDALACSVLDTPWAAGGHPVTLSLATVLCPPGSVPDHRQAAASLAPLKTAAKALHGTSWVLARAGAAGHEVRRGTERAPAPAG
- a CDS encoding NUDIX domain-containing protein — translated: MSETQASVPNSAPDSHCSSCGTPFGEGVSGWPRTCPACGTVAYRNPLPVAVALQPVYDTQGTSLVVITRTIEPARGGTALPGGYIDDREDWRHAVVRELQEETGIVAESRDVRLADAMSSPDGHLLLFGLLPERPAEDLPPSAPTDETSGRHLLRRPEELAFPLHTLAVRAWFEGRYICP
- a CDS encoding acetoacetate--CoA ligase, yielding MSTTNPQPLWQPDPEQIAQARITEFQAWAAAHHGAPAEGGYAALHRWSVDELDTFWKAVTEWFGVRFSTPYAHVLGDRSMPGAQWFPGATLNYAEHALRAADSRADEPALLHVDETHDPRPVTWAELRRQVGSLAAELRSLGVRPGDRVSGYLPNIPQAVVALLATAAVGGVWTSCAPDFGARSVLDRFQQVEPVVLFTVDGYRYGGKEHDRREVVAELRRELPTLRAVVHIPLLGTEAPDGALDWAALTSADTEPVFEQVPFEHPLWVLYSSGTTGLPKAIVQSQGGILVEHLKQLGLHCDLGPEDRFFWYTSTGWMMWNFLVSGLLTGTTIVLYDGSPGFPDTGAQWRIAERTGATLYGTSAAYVMACRKAGVHPSRDFDLSKVKCVATTGSPLPPDGFRWLHDEFAENGAGLWIASVSGGTDVCSCFAGAVPTLPVHIGELQAPGLGTDLQAWDPSGNPLVDEVGELVVTNPMPSMPIHFWNDPDGSRYHDSYFDTYPGVWRHGDWITITPRGSVVIHGRSDSTLNRQGVRMGSADIYEAVERLPEIRESLVIGVEQPDGGYWMPLFVHLAPGATLDEHLLNRIKQTIREQLSPRHVPDEIIEVPGVPHTLTGKRIEVPVKRLLQGTPLDKAVNPGSIDNLDLLAFYEDLARKRA
- a CDS encoding M15 family metallopeptidase; this translates as MTRLSTAVRGLVTALAALLTATAAAAPARAEPEPRAPEDFVALNSVDPTIIQEMRYFTPHNFVGERVDGYRQPLCILTRPAAEALHTAQRALLRRGYSLKVYDCYRPQRAVDHFVRWAKDLDDQAMKAEFYPDVDKTRLFADGYIAEKSGHSRGSTVDLTLVELPARPTRPYHPGQPLTPCFAPQDERFPDNSVDMGTGYDCFDTLSHTLDPRVQGQQRAHRLLLKNTLEDLGYVNLAEEWWHYTFKPEAYPDTYFDFPVSRRALTGHH
- a CDS encoding GTP-binding protein; translation: MIFGRSERGKPPVEPVTLKILVAGGFGVGKTTLVGAVSEIRPLRTEELLTEAGRPVDDTSGVEGKRTTTVAMDFGRITLREDLVLYLFGTPGQERFWFMWDELSEGALGAVVLADTRRLEDCFAAIDYFERRSIPFVVGVNCFDGATRYPGEDIRRALDLDTHVPLVMTDARDRESVKEVLIGVVQHAMAQAAQRRAVTT